Proteins encoded by one window of Arachis hypogaea cultivar Tifrunner chromosome 1, arahy.Tifrunner.gnm2.J5K5, whole genome shotgun sequence:
- the LOC112703240 gene encoding ATP-citrate synthase beta chain protein 1: MATGQLFSRNTQALFYNYKQLPIQRMLDFDFLCGRETPSVAGIINPGSEGFQKLFFGQQEIAIPVHSTIEAACAAHPTADVFINFASFRSAAASSLSALKQPTIRVVAIIAEGVPELDTKQLIAYARANNKVVIGPATVGGIQAGAFKIGDTAGTIDNIIHCKLYRPGSVGFVSKSGGMSNELYNSIARVTDGIYEGIAIGGDVFPGSTLSDHVLRFNNIPQVKMMVVLGELGGRDEYSLVEALKEGKVTKPVVAWVSGTCARLFKSEVQFGHAGAKSGGEMESAQAKNQALKEAGAVVPTSYESFEDAIKETYDKLVKEGNITEVKEFTPPPIPEDLSIAIRNGKVRAPTHIVSTISDDRGEEPCYAGVPMSSIIEQGFGVGDVICLLWFKRSLPRYCTQFIEICIILCADHGPCVSGAHNAIVTARAGKDLVSCLVSGLLTIGPRFGGAVDDAARYFKDACDRSLTPYEFVESMKKKGIRVPGIGHRIKSRDNKDKRVELLQKFARTHFPSVKYIEYAVQVEDYTLTKANNLVLNVDGAIGSLFLDLLAGSGMFTKQEIDEIVDIGYLNGLFVLARSIGLIGHTFDQKRLKQPLYRHPWEDVLYTK; the protein is encoded by the exons ATGGCGACAGGACAATTATTCTCCCGTAACACACAGGCTTTATTCTACAACTACAAGCAACTACCCATCCAGCGGATGCTTGATTTTGACTTTCTTTGTG gcAGGGAAACACCATCAGTTGCTGGAATAATTAATCCTGGTTCTGAGGGATTTCAGAAGCTCTTTTTTGGTCAACAGGAAATTGCCATCCCAGTTCATTCTAC CATTGAAGCAGCTTGTGCTGCGCATCCTACTGCTGATGTGTTCATCAATTTTGCATCATTTAGAAG TGCCGCAGCATCATCCTTGTCTGCTCTGAAGCAGCCAACAATCAGAGTTGTTGCTATTATTGCCGAAGGTGTACCTGAGTTAGACACTAAGCAATTAATTGCATATGCCCGGGCAAACAACAAG GTTGTTATTGGCCCAGCCACTGTTGGAGGCATTCAAGCCGGTGCTTTTAAGATAGGTGACACAGCTGGAACAATCGACAATATAATTCATTGCAAGCTCTACAGGCCTGGATCTGTCGGATTTGTTTCTAAATCT GGTGGTATGTCCAATGAATTGTACAACTCTATTGCTCGTGTAACTGATGGAATTTATGAAG GCATTGCTATCGGAGGAGATGTTTTTCCGGGTTCCACACTTTCGGATCATGTTTTGCGATTTAACAACATTCCCCAg GTCAAAATGATGGTAGTACTTGGGGAACTTGGTGGGCGTGATGAGTATTCTCTTGTGGAAGCCCTAAAAGAAGGGAAAGTAACAAAACCAGTTGTTGCCTGGGTTAGTGGAACCTGTGCAAGACTCTTCAAATCTGAAGTACAATTTGGTCATGCT GGAGCCAAAAGTGGTGGTGAAATGGAGTCTGCTCAAGCAAAGAATCAGGCACTAAAGGAAGCTGGAGCTGTTGTTCCCACGTCATATGAATCTTTTGAAGATGCAATAAAGGAAACATATGACAAGTTG GTTAAAGAAGGGAATATCACAGAAGTGAAGGAGTTCACCCCTCCACCTATCCCTGAGGACCTTAGCATTGCAATTAGGAATGGAAAAGTCCGTGCTCCAACTCATATCGTTTCCACCATCTCTGATGACAGAG GTGAGGAGCCGTGCTATGCTGGTGTACCCATGTCTTCCATTATCGAACAGGGTTTTGGTGTGGGTGATGTTATCTGTCTTTTGTGGTTCAAACGCAGCCTTCCCCGCTATTGCACTCAATTTATTGAG ATATGCATAATTCTATGTGCCGACCATGGTCCTTGTGTTTCTGGTGCTCACAATGCCATAGTGACAGCAAGGGCTGGGAAGGACCTTGTCTCTTGTCTTGTATCAG GGTTGCTTACAATCGGTCCACGATTTGGGGGTGCTGTTGATGATGCTGCTCGCTACTTCAAGGATGCTTGTGACAGG AGTCTTACACCTTATGAGTTTGTAGAAAGTATGAAGAAGAAAGGCATTCGTGTGCCAGGAATAGGGCACAG AATCAAGAGCAGGGATAACAAAGATAAGAGAGTCGAATTGCTACAGAAGTTTGCTCGCACGCATTTTCCTTCTGTGAAATACATTGAATATGCTGTCCAAGTTGAAGACTACACCCTCACCAAGGCAAATAACTTGGTTCTAAACGTGGATGGTGCAATTGGGTCCCTTTTCTTGGACCTTCTTGCTGGTAGTGGAATGTTCACCAAACAAGAGATTGATGAAATTGTGGATATCGGCTATCTGAATGGGCTTTTTGTTCTGGCACGCTCCATTGGTCTGATTGG GCATACGTTTGACCAAAAGAGATTGAAGCAGCCGCTCTACCGCCACCCATGGGAGGATGTTCTTTACACAAAGTGA
- the LOC112703234 gene encoding organelle RRM domain-containing protein 1, chloroplastic, with the protein MEVMSFCVTFTKFHTFAFLKPKVATTQIQDLSLPNNRSKHSNPYSSSSSSSRSIAATATLYPSTTQKNRHWMVLMEPPTHGVTSKSQLIDYYASTLHKVLASERDAQMCIYDVSCDTHFGFCCDIDPQITSQLTSLPGVLLVRPDPDFSSSEKDYSLSSGHEGLLSNSKHWLVRIDKPAVGIVTKAQIVDYFVQILTKVMGNEKDAQMCIYHVSWKKIFGFCCELDDDCAQELAGVPGILSVQPDNNFESENKDYEGNNLENSLSQAAPLRTKKLFVTGLSFYTSEKTLRAAFEDFGDLVEVKIIMDKISKRSKGYAFVEYTTEEAASAALKEMNGKIINGWMIVVDVAKTNPPRHNRDHVRPSVSQAKSLLRY; encoded by the coding sequence ATGGAAGTTATGTCTTTTTGTGTTACATTCACCAAATTTCATACATTTGCCTTTCTGAAACCAAAAGTAGCAACAACCCAAATTCAGGACCTTTCACTACCCAATAATAGGAGCAAACATTCCAATccttattcatcttcttcttcatcttcaagaaGTATAGCAGCAACAGCAACACTATACCCTTCCACCACACAGAAGAACCGCCACTGGATGGTACTCATGGAGCCTCCAACTCACGGTGTCACTTCCAAGTCACAACTCATCGATTATTACGCTAGCACTCTCCACAAAGTCCTTGCCAGTGAGAGAGATGCTCAAATGTGTATATATGATGTTTCCTGCGATACACACTTTGGTTTCTGTTGTGACATTGATCCACAAATAACCTCCCAACTCACAAGTTTACCGGGGGTCTTGTTGGTTAGGCCGGATCCGGATTTCAGTTCTTCGGAAAAGGACTATAGTCTATCAAGTGGTCACGAAGGTCTGCTATCGAATTCAAAGCATTGGCTTGTTAGAATTGATAAACCTGCTGTTGGGATTGTTACAAAGGCTCAGATTGTCGATTATTTTGTTCAAATATTGACCAAGGTCATGGGAAACGAGAAGGATGCTCAGATGTGCATATATCATGTTTCTTGGAAAAAAATATTTGGTTTTTGCTGTGAACTTGATGACGACTGTGCACAGGAGTTAGCTGGTGTGCCTGGTATCTTATCAGTTCAACCAGATAATAATTTTGAGTCAGAAAATAAGGATTATGAAGGTAATAACTTAGAAAACAGTTTGAGTCAGGCAGCTCCCCTGCGAACGAAAAAGCTTTTTGTGACAGGACTATCGTTTTATACATCTGAGAAAACCTTACGCGCAGCATTTGAAGACTTTGGTGATCTTGTTGAAGTCAAAATTATTATGGATAAAATTTCCAAAAGGTCCAAGGGTTATGCATTTGTTGAGTACACCACAGAGGAGGCTGCAAGCGCAGCATTGAAAGAGATGAATGGCAAGATTATTAATGGATGGATGATAGTAGTGGATGTTGCCAAGACTAACCCACCAAGGCACAACAGGGATCATGTCAGGCCATCAGTTTCACAAGCCAAAAGCCTTTTAAGGTATTAA